A genomic segment from Klebsiella africana encodes:
- a CDS encoding MFS transporter, whose product MESQNITIDPQTDFKEGKAETLSVPLENTLQRSSRIKKIQTTAMILLFLAAVINYLDRSSLSVANLTIRQELGLNATEIGALLSVFSLAYGIAQLPCGPLLDRKGPRIMLGLGMFFWSLFQAVSGMVHSFTQFVLVRIGMGIGEAPMNPCGVKVINDWFNIKERGRPMGFFNAASTIGVAVSPPILAAMMLMMGWRWMFITIGVLGIFIAIGWYMLYRNREDLPLTADEQAYLNAGSVNVRRDPLSFAEWRSLFKNKTMWGMMLGFSGINYTAWLYLAWLPGYLQTAYNLDLKSTGFMAAIPFLFGAAGMLINGYVTDWLVKGGMAPIKSRKICIIAGMFCSAAFTLIVPHATTSIAAVLLIGMALFCIHFAGTSCWGLIHVAVASRMTASVGSIQNFASFICASFAPVVTGLIVDTTHSFQLALVICGCVTALGALAYIFLVRQPISDPRND is encoded by the coding sequence GTGGAATCACAAAATATAACCATAGACCCGCAGACCGACTTTAAAGAGGGGAAAGCGGAAACCCTTTCAGTTCCCTTAGAAAATACGCTACAACGTAGCTCTCGTATTAAAAAGATTCAAACAACGGCAATGATTCTGTTATTTCTGGCGGCGGTGATTAACTACCTCGACCGAAGTTCATTGTCCGTGGCAAACTTAACGATTCGCCAGGAGTTAGGGCTCAACGCCACTGAAATCGGGGCGCTGTTATCGGTTTTTTCTCTGGCCTATGGCATTGCGCAACTGCCCTGCGGCCCTCTGCTGGACCGCAAAGGTCCACGCATCATGCTAGGGCTGGGTATGTTTTTCTGGTCACTATTTCAGGCCGTCTCCGGGATGGTGCACAGCTTTACCCAGTTCGTCCTGGTGCGCATCGGCATGGGGATCGGCGAAGCGCCAATGAACCCCTGTGGCGTCAAGGTGATCAACGACTGGTTTAATATTAAAGAGCGCGGTCGCCCAATGGGCTTCTTCAACGCCGCCTCGACGATCGGTGTCGCGGTCAGCCCACCGATCCTTGCCGCAATGATGCTGATGATGGGCTGGCGCTGGATGTTTATCACTATCGGCGTACTAGGGATCTTCATCGCTATCGGCTGGTATATGCTTTATCGCAACCGGGAGGATCTCCCCCTCACCGCCGATGAACAGGCGTACCTTAACGCCGGCAGCGTCAACGTTCGCCGCGACCCGCTGAGCTTTGCCGAATGGCGCAGCCTGTTTAAAAACAAAACCATGTGGGGAATGATGCTCGGCTTCAGCGGCATCAATTATACCGCGTGGCTGTATCTGGCCTGGCTGCCGGGCTACCTGCAAACGGCGTATAACCTCGATCTGAAAAGTACCGGATTTATGGCCGCCATTCCTTTCCTGTTTGGTGCCGCCGGTATGTTGATCAATGGCTACGTCACCGACTGGCTGGTCAAAGGCGGCATGGCGCCGATCAAAAGCCGCAAGATCTGCATCATTGCCGGGATGTTCTGCTCCGCGGCGTTTACACTGATCGTGCCGCATGCCACCACCTCAATCGCGGCGGTGTTGTTAATTGGTATGGCGTTGTTCTGCATTCATTTTGCCGGAACGTCCTGCTGGGGATTGATCCACGTCGCCGTGGCATCAAGAATGACGGCTTCCGTCGGCAGTATTCAGAATTTCGCCAGCTTTATCTGCGCTTCATTTGCACCGGTGGTGACCGGATTGATTGTCGATACCACCCATTCCTTCCAGCTGGCGCTGGTTATATGCGGCTGTGTGACCGCTCTCGGCGCGCTGGCCTACATTTTCCTGGTTCGCCAGCCAATTAGCGATCCGCGTAACGACTAA
- a CDS encoding GNAT family N-acetyltransferase, giving the protein MELTAVPATQFSSVQLTDILNACFEAYLVPVTQSVEGFVQRFSAEGMSLIDSRVWLAGDEPAAIAIVARRGSAARLAAFALRPAWRGKGLGRELMQELLMLLQPQGIETVSLEVIRDNHPAVALYQALGFTRRYGLCGYLSSQPLAPVPGVLQLYPTLALLRRAIDESNSQLPWLLDPLTFATLPCQVVTLEQRAFAVLTTAGSRPVLQFLWVEPAARRQGLARELLMALAQQFPGIGTSVTVPETFTPLFASAGYAALSLQQYEMSATMNALRLAGR; this is encoded by the coding sequence ATGGAGCTGACCGCCGTTCCCGCCACGCAGTTCAGCAGCGTGCAGTTAACGGATATTCTCAACGCCTGTTTTGAAGCCTACCTGGTGCCTGTAACCCAGTCGGTGGAGGGATTTGTACAGCGTTTTAGCGCCGAGGGAATGAGCCTGATCGATTCCCGCGTCTGGCTGGCCGGAGATGAACCGGCGGCAATCGCGATCGTCGCGCGCCGGGGGAGTGCCGCTCGTCTGGCGGCCTTTGCTCTGCGCCCGGCCTGGCGCGGTAAAGGCCTGGGCCGGGAACTGATGCAAGAGCTGCTAATGCTCCTGCAACCGCAGGGGATCGAGACGGTATCCCTGGAGGTGATCCGCGATAACCACCCGGCCGTCGCGCTATATCAGGCGCTGGGCTTTACGCGACGCTATGGGCTCTGCGGCTACCTGAGTTCACAACCTCTGGCTCCGGTGCCGGGCGTATTACAGCTTTATCCCACCCTGGCCCTGCTTCGTCGCGCCATTGACGAGAGTAACAGCCAGCTCCCCTGGCTGCTGGATCCGCTTACCTTCGCCACGCTGCCATGTCAGGTCGTGACGCTGGAACAGCGCGCCTTCGCGGTTCTAACGACGGCGGGCTCGCGCCCTGTACTGCAGTTTTTGTGGGTGGAGCCCGCCGCCCGCCGCCAGGGGCTGGCGCGTGAGCTGCTGATGGCGCTGGCGCAGCAGTTCCCGGGCATTGGTACTTCGGTGACGGTGCCGGAAACTTTTACCCCGCTGTTTGCCTCGGCCGGCTATGCCGCTTTGTCACTACAACAGTATGAGATGAGCGCAACGATGAATGCCCTGCGGTTGGCAGGGCGTTAA
- a CDS encoding GNAT family N-acetyltransferase, whose product MKTNTITAGAVLRLTQESDIALLPAIERSAAQAFRQIPSLAWLADSEVISVARHHDYLETEHSLLAVAAGQPVGFILTEPLDDALFIVEVAVHQAWQQQGIGRMLLERVIEGARQMGYPAVTLTTFREVPWNAPFYTRLGFAMLDELTLPAGLAAKREQETRHGLPPESRCAMRLAL is encoded by the coding sequence ATGAAAACTAACACTATAACTGCCGGTGCCGTATTACGCCTGACTCAGGAGAGCGATATCGCCCTTCTGCCCGCCATTGAACGTTCTGCCGCCCAGGCATTTCGCCAGATCCCTTCTCTCGCCTGGCTGGCGGACAGCGAGGTGATTAGCGTTGCGCGCCATCATGATTATCTGGAAACAGAGCATAGCCTGCTGGCGGTAGCCGCCGGGCAACCTGTTGGCTTTATTCTGACCGAACCGCTCGACGATGCGTTATTTATCGTCGAAGTCGCCGTCCACCAGGCCTGGCAGCAACAGGGCATCGGCCGGATGCTGCTGGAGCGGGTTATCGAGGGCGCACGGCAGATGGGCTACCCGGCGGTAACCCTCACCACCTTCCGCGAGGTGCCGTGGAATGCGCCGTTTTATACCCGTTTGGGATTCGCCATGCTCGATGAGCTGACCCTGCCCGCCGGGCTGGCGGCAAAAAGGGAACAGGAGACCCGGCACGGCCTGCCGCCCGAGTCGCGCTGCGCCATGCGCCTGGCGTTGTAG
- a CDS encoding MurR/RpiR family transcriptional regulator, with protein sequence MSWSIDIISCITDRFVELTATEKRIAQFILDDVAAAAELPIAEIARLTQTSQASVTRFARALGCKDVRELKMKLAQSLAVGQRFILDVPDLEGVQGIYESIISVLETNRRALDIEALKRAVSWLSDARQILALGMGGGSTICAQEIQYRLFRLGLPVVSQSDGLLVRMMSSAVTPQDVVIVLSLGGYTREIIESAAIASQYGAKVIAITPAGTPLAEQADLVLPLLVRENDYIFKPSTSRYAMLAMVDVLATELAMANKTQAKGKLRRIKLALDSHRGGVDRQPLGD encoded by the coding sequence ATGTCCTGGTCAATCGATATTATTTCCTGCATTACCGATCGCTTTGTGGAACTCACGGCGACCGAAAAACGCATCGCGCAGTTTATTCTCGATGATGTCGCGGCGGCGGCGGAGCTGCCCATCGCCGAGATAGCGCGTCTGACGCAAACCAGCCAGGCTTCGGTCACCCGTTTTGCCCGGGCGCTCGGCTGTAAAGACGTCCGCGAGCTGAAGATGAAGCTTGCGCAATCTCTTGCGGTCGGCCAGCGGTTTATCCTTGATGTTCCGGATCTCGAAGGCGTCCAGGGGATCTATGAGTCAATCATCAGCGTACTGGAGACCAACCGGCGGGCGCTGGATATCGAGGCGCTGAAGCGCGCGGTGAGCTGGCTGAGCGACGCGCGACAGATCCTCGCCCTGGGGATGGGCGGCGGTTCGACCATCTGCGCTCAGGAAATTCAGTATCGCCTGTTTCGCCTCGGCCTGCCGGTAGTCAGCCAGAGCGATGGTCTGCTGGTACGCATGATGAGCTCGGCAGTGACGCCGCAGGATGTGGTGATTGTACTGTCTCTGGGCGGCTATACCCGGGAAATCATCGAGAGCGCGGCGATTGCCAGCCAGTACGGCGCGAAGGTTATTGCGATTACCCCCGCCGGAACGCCGCTGGCTGAGCAGGCGGATCTGGTGCTACCGCTGCTGGTGCGGGAAAACGACTATATCTTTAAGCCCAGCACTTCCCGTTACGCGATGCTGGCGATGGTCGATGTGCTGGCCACCGAACTGGCGATGGCCAACAAAACCCAGGCAAAAGGCAAATTACGCCGTATTAAGCTGGCGCTCGACAGCCACCGCGGCGGCGTCGATCGGCAGCCGCTGGGGGATTAA
- a CDS encoding 2-dehydro-3-deoxy-6-phosphogalactonate aldolase — MDKVNLVAILRGIQPDEAAEHIAALIDVGFRYIEIPLNSPDWQQSIPAMVRQFGERAMIGAGTVLKVEQVDFLAEAGAKLIVTPNTAPAVIRRAVDKGMLVCAGCATASEAFNALDAGAQWLKIFPSSAFGPDYIRALKAVLPPEVPVLAVGGVTPENLATWIQAGCAGAGLGSDLYRAGQAVQRTCEQAERFISASKS, encoded by the coding sequence ATGGACAAGGTTAACCTGGTAGCAATTTTACGCGGTATCCAGCCCGATGAGGCGGCGGAGCATATCGCCGCGCTAATCGATGTGGGTTTTCGCTATATTGAAATTCCGCTTAACTCGCCGGACTGGCAGCAAAGTATTCCGGCGATGGTGCGCCAGTTTGGCGAGCGGGCGATGATTGGCGCGGGAACGGTGCTGAAGGTTGAACAGGTTGATTTTCTGGCTGAGGCCGGGGCGAAGCTCATTGTGACGCCCAATACGGCCCCGGCGGTGATCCGCCGCGCGGTTGATAAGGGGATGCTGGTGTGCGCCGGCTGTGCGACGGCCTCCGAGGCGTTTAACGCACTGGATGCCGGGGCGCAATGGCTAAAAATCTTTCCGTCATCGGCATTCGGCCCGGACTATATTCGCGCGCTGAAAGCGGTGTTGCCGCCGGAGGTGCCGGTGCTGGCGGTCGGCGGCGTAACGCCGGAAAATCTGGCGACCTGGATACAGGCGGGGTGTGCCGGTGCCGGTCTGGGCAGCGATCTTTATCGCGCCGGACAGGCCGTGCAACGTACCTGCGAGCAGGCAGAGAGGTTTATCTCCGCCAGTAAAAGTTAA
- a CDS encoding 2-dehydro-3-deoxygalactonokinase → MNEYIAVDWGSTQLRAWRIREGECIDKLQLPYGVTRLNGQRAETVFQQQLAPWRGDPALPVVMAGMIGSDAGWQPVPYLACPLALEALNGQLHEVAENVWIVPGLKVAQAAEYDVMRGEETQLLGAWQRMPAECYVMPGTHCKWVQVQNGVVRQFATAMTGELHHLLLNHSLLGQQLPVQLPDEAAFALGMEKGLNQPALLSGLFSARAARVLGALAATSVSDYLSGLLIGAEVATFSERYRASRVVLVGEHALSVRYQQAMAACGLAVSCCSGEAAFLSGIARMIDGQG, encoded by the coding sequence ATGAACGAGTATATTGCCGTCGATTGGGGCTCTACGCAGCTGCGGGCATGGCGGATCCGCGAGGGAGAGTGTATCGATAAGCTGCAACTGCCCTACGGCGTCACGCGTCTGAACGGGCAGCGCGCCGAAACGGTATTTCAGCAGCAGCTGGCGCCGTGGCGCGGCGATCCCGCGCTGCCGGTGGTGATGGCGGGGATGATCGGCAGCGATGCCGGTTGGCAACCTGTGCCTTATCTGGCCTGCCCGCTGGCGCTGGAGGCGCTCAATGGTCAGTTACATGAAGTGGCGGAAAACGTGTGGATCGTACCGGGGCTGAAAGTGGCGCAGGCCGCAGAGTACGACGTGATGCGCGGCGAAGAGACGCAGCTGCTGGGCGCCTGGCAACGGATGCCCGCGGAGTGTTACGTGATGCCCGGCACCCACTGCAAATGGGTGCAGGTGCAAAACGGCGTGGTGCGCCAGTTCGCCACGGCGATGACCGGCGAACTGCATCACCTGCTGCTTAATCATTCGCTGCTCGGCCAGCAACTGCCTGTGCAGTTGCCGGATGAAGCCGCTTTCGCCCTCGGTATGGAAAAAGGGCTAAATCAGCCAGCGTTGTTGTCCGGGCTTTTTAGCGCGCGCGCCGCACGGGTGTTAGGCGCGCTGGCGGCGACTTCGGTGAGCGATTATCTCTCCGGGCTGTTGATTGGCGCGGAGGTGGCGACCTTTAGCGAACGCTATCGCGCCAGCCGCGTGGTGCTGGTCGGTGAGCACGCGCTCAGCGTCCGTTATCAGCAGGCGATGGCGGCGTGCGGGTTAGCCGTTTCCTGTTGTTCCGGCGAGGCGGCGTTTCTTTCGGGTATAGCGAGGATGATTGATGGACAAGGTTAA
- a CDS encoding sodium:solute symporter family protein: protein MNNMSFMIWFSVYACAMITLGWYVSRKQKTGEDFLLGGRSLPMILTLGSTVGTMVGTGSSVGAVGFGYSNGWAGMLYGLGGAVGILLVAWLFAPVRKLRFMTMSEEMSYYTGGSKIIKNLVAILIFIASIGWLGAHILGGGLYLAWASGIDINVAKIIIALAFVVYVGIGGYSAVVWIDTIQSIVLFVGFILMAVLAVHHVGGWSHIQQAVDPAAQSLFAVDKLGVLPALSLAMVIGVGVLATPSYRQRIYSAKTVSSVRQSFTITGLLYLGFSFLPAIIGMAVWTMNPQLENSGFAFLFATQVLPPVLAMAILIAGMSANMSSGSSDAIAAVSIMLRDLYTLVTGHMPAPEKAIRLSRIFLVLVIALALLFALTSNDIISYITKMISMIMSGMFICTMLGRFWTRFNWQGAVAALAGGAGASVAVLVDSDWLAFWGNPCIPAVLTSLVASVVVTLLTPASSLSREQALEMITRERESRPTPPPLPIGKRHTSRG, encoded by the coding sequence ATGAATAATATGTCATTTATGATTTGGTTTTCCGTTTATGCCTGCGCGATGATTACTTTAGGTTGGTACGTTTCGCGCAAACAGAAAACCGGCGAAGACTTTTTACTTGGCGGTCGTTCGCTGCCGATGATCCTCACTCTCGGTTCAACGGTCGGCACCATGGTGGGGACCGGCTCCAGCGTCGGCGCCGTCGGCTTTGGCTACAGCAACGGCTGGGCTGGGATGCTTTACGGCCTCGGCGGCGCGGTGGGGATCCTGCTGGTGGCATGGTTATTCGCGCCGGTACGTAAACTTCGCTTCATGACCATGAGTGAAGAAATGTCGTATTACACCGGCGGCAGTAAAATTATCAAAAACCTCGTCGCGATACTTATTTTTATTGCCTCTATCGGCTGGCTGGGGGCGCATATATTAGGTGGCGGATTATATCTGGCGTGGGCCAGCGGCATTGATATTAATGTCGCGAAAATTATTATCGCGCTGGCTTTTGTGGTTTATGTCGGTATTGGCGGCTATTCCGCGGTGGTGTGGATCGATACCATTCAATCGATCGTGCTGTTCGTCGGCTTTATTTTAATGGCGGTGCTGGCGGTTCATCACGTTGGCGGCTGGAGCCATATTCAGCAGGCCGTCGATCCGGCGGCGCAAAGCCTGTTCGCGGTCGATAAATTAGGCGTGTTGCCGGCGCTATCATTGGCGATGGTGATTGGCGTCGGCGTGCTGGCGACGCCTTCTTATCGCCAGCGTATTTACTCGGCGAAGACCGTCTCCTCGGTGCGCCAGTCCTTTACCATTACCGGCCTGCTGTATCTGGGCTTCTCCTTCCTGCCGGCGATCATCGGTATGGCGGTATGGACCATGAACCCGCAGCTGGAGAACAGCGGCTTCGCCTTCTTGTTTGCCACTCAGGTGCTGCCGCCGGTGCTGGCGATGGCGATCCTGATTGCCGGGATGTCGGCCAATATGTCTTCCGGCAGCTCTGATGCCATCGCCGCGGTGTCCATTATGCTGCGCGACCTCTACACCCTGGTGACCGGCCATATGCCCGCGCCGGAGAAAGCCATTCGCCTGTCGCGGATCTTCCTGGTTCTGGTCATTGCGCTGGCGCTGCTGTTTGCCCTGACCTCCAACGACATCATCAGCTACATCACCAAAATGATCTCAATGATTATGTCCGGGATGTTTATCTGCACCATGCTCGGCCGTTTCTGGACACGCTTTAACTGGCAGGGCGCGGTCGCCGCGCTGGCCGGCGGCGCCGGGGCCTCGGTTGCGGTGCTGGTGGATAGCGACTGGCTGGCGTTCTGGGGTAACCCGTGTATTCCGGCGGTACTGACTAGCCTGGTGGCCTCGGTGGTGGTGACGTTACTGACCCCGGCCAGCAGCTTGAGCCGCGAGCAGGCGCTGGAGATGATTACCCGCGAGCGTGAAAGCCGCCCAACGCCGCCGCCGCTGCCGATTGGCAAACGTCATACCTCACGCGGGTAA
- a CDS encoding RidA family protein yields the protein MSIKRYGVEGGTGTGGQHLPFARAVEAGGWLYVSGQTPMKNGEVVDGGIVEQSRLAIQNCVDIMSEAGYGMADVVHVKVILTDARYFQSFNKVFREFFGDNPPARICCVADLVVDCKVEVDVTCFNAARQ from the coding sequence ATGAGTATCAAACGTTATGGCGTAGAAGGCGGTACCGGCACCGGCGGTCAGCATCTGCCGTTTGCCCGCGCGGTGGAAGCCGGCGGCTGGCTATATGTCTCCGGGCAGACGCCGATGAAAAATGGCGAAGTCGTGGATGGCGGCATCGTCGAACAATCGCGGCTGGCGATCCAGAACTGCGTCGACATCATGAGCGAAGCCGGTTACGGCATGGCGGACGTGGTACACGTGAAAGTGATCCTCACCGATGCGCGCTATTTTCAGTCGTTCAATAAGGTATTTCGCGAATTCTTTGGCGATAATCCGCCAGCGCGCATTTGCTGCGTGGCGGACCTGGTGGTGGATTGCAAAGTTGAAGTGGATGTGACCTGTTTTAACGCTGCGCGACAATAA
- a CDS encoding N-acyl-D-amino-acid deacylase family protein: MKVDWLFKNVTVIDGSGGPQYRADVAVKGDRIMAIAPALDVAAEQVIDGQGRVLAPGFIDVHTHDDINVIRMPEYLPKLSQGVTTVIVGNCGISAATATMRGEVPDPMNLLGEQQHFIYPTVEAYAHAVEAARPSLNVGTLIGHTALRNNHMDDLFRPASETEIAGMRVQLRDALRQGALGLSTGLAYASAFQSTTEEVMALAEELAAGKGIYTTHLRSEFEPILEALDEAFRIGRHGNVPVVVSHHKCAGAKNWGRTKETLAFFDEMRQQQDIACDCYPYSASSSTLDMKQVTDEFDIVITWSEAQPEQAGKTLQQIADEWQVSLHDAAARLMPAGAIYYNMDEQDVRRVMRYPVTMIGSDGLPNDPMPHPRLWGAFPRVLGHYSRDEQLFPLTTAVHKMTGLSAARFQLADRGLVKIGYFADLVLFDPQTVRDVASFSDPKRPADGIEAVMVNGVMSYGSDKKITGRAGRFLRRRMD, encoded by the coding sequence ATGAAAGTTGACTGGCTTTTCAAAAATGTCACGGTGATCGACGGGAGCGGCGGGCCGCAATACCGTGCTGATGTGGCGGTGAAGGGCGACCGAATAATGGCTATCGCCCCGGCGCTGGATGTCGCGGCGGAGCAGGTGATTGATGGCCAGGGGCGGGTACTGGCGCCGGGCTTTATTGATGTGCATACCCATGATGATATCAACGTTATCCGTATGCCTGAGTACTTGCCGAAACTCAGCCAGGGGGTGACGACGGTGATCGTCGGCAACTGCGGGATCAGCGCGGCGACCGCTACCATGCGCGGGGAAGTGCCGGACCCGATGAATCTCCTCGGCGAGCAGCAGCACTTTATCTATCCCACCGTGGAGGCTTATGCCCATGCGGTGGAGGCGGCGCGACCGTCGCTGAATGTCGGCACGTTAATCGGTCACACCGCGCTGCGCAATAACCATATGGACGATCTGTTTCGTCCAGCGAGCGAGACGGAAATCGCCGGCATGCGCGTACAGCTACGCGATGCGCTGCGCCAGGGAGCATTAGGGCTCAGTACCGGGCTGGCCTACGCCAGCGCCTTCCAGTCGACCACCGAAGAGGTGATGGCGCTGGCGGAGGAGCTGGCGGCCGGGAAGGGCATCTATACCACCCATTTACGCTCGGAGTTTGAGCCGATTCTCGAGGCGCTGGATGAAGCCTTCCGCATCGGTCGTCACGGCAACGTGCCGGTGGTGGTTTCACACCACAAGTGCGCCGGGGCGAAAAACTGGGGGCGTACCAAAGAGACGCTGGCGTTTTTCGATGAGATGCGCCAGCAGCAGGATATCGCCTGCGATTGTTATCCCTACTCCGCCAGCTCGTCGACGCTGGATATGAAACAGGTGACCGATGAGTTTGATATCGTGATCACCTGGTCCGAAGCGCAGCCGGAGCAGGCGGGGAAAACGCTGCAGCAGATCGCCGATGAGTGGCAGGTGAGCCTGCACGACGCCGCGGCGCGGCTGATGCCGGCGGGCGCTATCTACTACAACATGGATGAGCAGGACGTACGGCGAGTGATGCGCTATCCGGTCACCATGATTGGCTCTGACGGGCTGCCGAACGATCCGATGCCGCATCCGCGCCTGTGGGGCGCCTTCCCTCGGGTACTTGGTCACTATAGCCGCGACGAGCAGCTATTCCCGCTGACTACCGCGGTACACAAGATGACCGGGCTGTCGGCGGCGCGCTTCCAGCTGGCGGATCGCGGGCTGGTGAAAATTGGTTACTTTGCCGACCTGGTGCTGTTTGACCCGCAGACGGTGCGCGATGTCGCCAGTTTCTCCGACCCGAAACGACCGGCGGACGGCATTGAGGCGGTGATGGTCAACGGCGTGATGAGCTACGGCAGTGATAAGAAAATTACCGGGCGGGCAGGGCGTTTCCTGCGCCGTCGGATGGACTAA
- a CDS encoding amino acid deaminase encodes MKYHSAPLIPHKSALMSAPANLLAEEVCLPAALLKKSALENNISWMQRYADARGVSLAPHGKTTMTPWIFQAQHRAGAWGIGVGSAWQASAAMASGIQRVLMVNQLVGKANMQVVAQLKAHYRAVDFICCVDSEANVRALSAFFSSQGQTLDVMIELGVPGGRCGCRSVDDALALAQRVSDLPGLRLRGLELYEGVLHGDDPQPQVEALLQQAAALACCMEPLVDGEFILTGAGTVWYDVVCNIWLAAAKPHRCRIVIRPGCYITHDRGIYDLAQQALIARDPIACDLAGDLTSALELMAMVQSVPEADRAVVNFGKRDCAFDVGLPQPIAHYRNGQQLALRAESIVSIGVMDQHCMLRLAPGSDVQVGDILLFGTSHPCLTFDKWKTLLLVDDDYNVLDELDTLF; translated from the coding sequence ATGAAATACCATTCAGCACCGCTCATCCCGCACAAATCCGCCCTCATGTCCGCGCCGGCTAATCTGCTGGCGGAAGAGGTCTGTCTGCCCGCCGCACTGCTAAAAAAGTCGGCGCTGGAAAATAATATTTCATGGATGCAGCGCTACGCCGACGCTCGCGGCGTATCGCTGGCGCCGCATGGTAAAACGACAATGACGCCATGGATATTTCAGGCGCAGCATCGAGCGGGAGCGTGGGGGATCGGCGTGGGCAGCGCCTGGCAGGCCAGCGCGGCGATGGCCAGCGGCATCCAACGCGTCCTGATGGTCAATCAGCTGGTCGGCAAGGCCAATATGCAGGTGGTCGCGCAGCTAAAAGCCCACTATCGGGCGGTGGATTTTATCTGCTGCGTCGATAGCGAGGCCAATGTGCGCGCCCTCTCCGCGTTCTTTTCCTCCCAGGGGCAAACGCTGGATGTGATGATTGAACTTGGCGTGCCGGGCGGGCGCTGCGGCTGTCGTAGCGTCGATGACGCGCTGGCGCTGGCGCAGCGGGTAAGCGACCTGCCGGGGTTACGGCTACGCGGACTGGAATTGTATGAAGGAGTGCTGCACGGCGACGATCCGCAACCGCAGGTGGAAGCGTTATTACAACAGGCCGCAGCGCTTGCCTGCTGCATGGAGCCGCTGGTTGACGGTGAATTTATTCTCACCGGCGCGGGCACCGTCTGGTATGACGTGGTATGCAACATCTGGCTGGCGGCGGCAAAACCGCACCGCTGCCGTATCGTCATCCGCCCTGGCTGTTATATCACCCACGATCGCGGGATCTACGATCTCGCACAACAAGCGCTGATCGCCCGCGATCCGATTGCCTGCGATCTCGCCGGCGATCTTACATCAGCGCTGGAGCTGATGGCGATGGTGCAATCAGTGCCGGAGGCGGATCGTGCGGTGGTGAATTTCGGCAAGCGCGACTGTGCGTTCGACGTTGGGCTGCCGCAGCCGATCGCCCATTATCGTAACGGCCAGCAGTTAGCGCTGCGCGCGGAGTCGATCGTCAGTATCGGCGTCATGGATCAGCACTGTATGCTGCGCCTGGCGCCGGGTAGCGATGTGCAGGTCGGCGATATTCTGCTGTTCGGCACCTCGCACCCGTGTCTGACCTTTGATAAGTGGAAGACATTGCTGCTGGTCGATGACGACTACAACGTGCTGGATGAGCTCGACACGCTGTTTTGA
- a CDS encoding Ldh family oxidoreductase: MESVTLSLPEAYDLALEVLSANGFSADHAAAIARNVAAGERDGCASHGLWRLLGIVDTLRKGKVSPDAEPQIHDQAPAIARADAGGAFSLLAYERALPLLLEKARHSGIAALAINRCVHFSALFADIEPLTEAGLVGLACTPSHAWVAPAGGTRPLFGTNPIAFGWPRRDKPPFIVDMATSAAARGEIQLHQRAGKALPEGWGIDSQGQPTTDAAEVLNGAMLTFGGHKGSALAAMVELLAGPLIGDMTSAESLAWDNGAGGLPYGGELILAMDPQRFLGAQAPEQLARAETLFNAMQDQGARLPGERRFACRQQSERQGVVISRSLHDEICALRQGG, encoded by the coding sequence ATGGAGTCGGTAACTCTATCGTTACCTGAAGCTTATGACCTGGCGCTGGAGGTACTCAGCGCCAATGGATTTAGCGCCGACCACGCGGCGGCCATTGCACGTAATGTGGCCGCCGGGGAGCGCGACGGCTGCGCTTCCCACGGCCTGTGGCGGCTGTTGGGCATTGTCGATACCTTGCGTAAAGGTAAGGTATCGCCTGATGCCGAGCCGCAAATCCACGATCAGGCGCCGGCGATTGCGCGGGCGGACGCCGGCGGCGCTTTTTCGCTGCTGGCCTACGAGCGCGCGCTGCCGCTGCTGCTGGAGAAGGCGCGGCACAGCGGCATTGCGGCGTTGGCGATTAACCGCTGCGTCCATTTTTCAGCGCTGTTTGCCGATATTGAGCCGTTGACCGAGGCAGGGCTGGTGGGGCTGGCCTGTACGCCAAGCCACGCCTGGGTCGCCCCGGCGGGCGGCACGCGTCCGCTGTTCGGCACCAACCCTATCGCCTTTGGCTGGCCGCGGCGGGATAAGCCGCCATTTATTGTTGATATGGCGACCAGCGCCGCGGCGCGCGGCGAGATCCAGCTGCATCAGCGTGCTGGCAAAGCGCTACCGGAAGGCTGGGGAATCGATAGCCAGGGACAGCCGACGACCGATGCCGCGGAGGTGCTGAACGGCGCAATGTTGACTTTCGGCGGCCATAAGGGCTCGGCGCTGGCGGCAATGGTTGAGCTGCTGGCCGGGCCGCTTATCGGCGATATGACCAGCGCCGAATCGCTGGCGTGGGATAACGGCGCGGGCGGTCTCCCCTACGGCGGGGAGCTGATCCTGGCGATGGATCCGCAGCGCTTTCTCGGCGCGCAGGCTCCAGAGCAGCTGGCGCGCGCCGAAACGCTGTTCAATGCGATGCAGGATCAGGGGGCGCGACTGCCGGGCGAGCGGCGTTTCGCCTGCCGCCAGCAGAGTGAGCGGCAGGGAGTCGTCATCAGTCGTTCACTGCATGATGAGATTTGCGCCTTGCGCCAGGGGGGGTAA